In Vigna unguiculata cultivar IT97K-499-35 chromosome 3, ASM411807v1, whole genome shotgun sequence, a single genomic region encodes these proteins:
- the LOC114175339 gene encoding uncharacterized protein LOC114175339 — MNESFGANEGGHPSRQSIHASGNFPFTQFILETPLPERWKMPTFEKYNGTTNPDNHMPVFTHQMMFHVVSDPIWCRVFSTSLTGEALEWFSKLSANSIDSFATLKARFSMQFAPLRPTILTVDNLVNIRQEDGESLRSYLNRYNCMSIKIKDLSDEIVRHHFSYGLQPGVFTDKISRKKSKTMEEMRERATKFIQMEDMQEFMEAFSADSLPASRKKPPPPDVDGSNHCQYHQTIGHTTEECHTLRNKIEELICQGHLKKYIQQDHPQRSSVRNEARHEDRPQLSGRSDESGSPIGEGGSHLEHTEARGGVAIGARINP, encoded by the exons ATGAACGAGAGTTTCGGGGCCAATGAGGGGGGACACCCTTCCAGGCAATCGATCCACGCTTCGGGTAATTTCCCCTTCACCCAATTCATACTGGAGACCCCCCTGCCCGAGAGATGGAAGATGCCGACCTTCGAGAAGTACAACGGCACGACCAACCCCGACAATCACATGCCGGTATTCACCCACCAGATGATGTTCCATGTTGTGAGCGACCCGATCTGGTGTCGAGTGTTCTCAACCTCCCTGACGGGAGAGGCGCTAGAATGGTTCTCCAAGCTGTCGGCCAACAGCATCGACTCCTTCGCCACTCTGAAAGCCAGGTTCAGCATGCAGTTCGCCCCCTTGAGGCCAACCATACTGACGGTGGATAATTTAGTCAACATTCGCCAAGAGGATGGGGAGTCGCTAAGGAGTTATCTCAATCGGTATAACTGCATGTCGATCAAGATAAAGGACCTCAGCGATGAAATTGTTCGGCACCACTTCTCATACGGACTGCAGCCGGGCGTGTTTACGGATAAGATAAGCCGCAAGAAGTCAAAGACGATGGAAGAGATGAGAGAGCGAGCGACCAAATTCATCCAGATGGAGGATATGCAGGAGTTTATG GAGGCCTTCAGTGCTGACTCACTCCCAGCATCCAGGAAGAAACCTCCACCTCCCGATGTCGATGGCAGCAACCATTGTCAGTACCATCAGACGATCGGCCATACCACGGAAGAGTGCCACACGCTCCGCAATAAGATTGAGGAGCTGATCTGCCAAGGGCACTTGAAGAAATACATCCAGCAGGATCACCCCCAACGAAGCTCGGTCAGGAACGAAGCTCGGCACGAAGACAGGCCCCAGCTAAGTGGGAGAAGCGACGAGAGCGGGAGCCCGATAGGCGAAGGAGGGAGTCATCTAGAGCACACTGAAGCCCGAGGAGGAGTCGCAATCGGAGCAAGGATAAACCCTTAA